GCATTTCCACCTTCTCCAATTCCCTAACATAGGGGGGATTGGAAACGATGATTTCAAATTTGTGGTCCAAGGTCAGTTCAGGATTCAGGATATCGGCTTCCATAAAATGGATATCAACCTGATTGGTCCTTGCATTTTGCCTTGCTACTTCCAGGGCTCCTTTGGAAATGTCCATGGCAAAAACCTGGGCATTTGGAAATGCTTTTGACAGGCTAATGGCTATACAGCCACTTCCCGTTCCGATGTCCAGGATATTGAATTCCGAATTTTGGGTTTTCAATTCCCCGATGACCCACTCCACAAGTTCCTCAGTTTCCGGCCTTGGTATCAGCACATGCTTGTTTACCCTTAATTCAATATCCCTGAAATAAGCCTTTCCCAAAATGTACTGTACAGGTTCTTCCAACTTAAGACGGGCGAGCCCCTCAAAAAAAGGTTGCTCCTCACTTTTGCTAAGGACATATTCTGGTTGCAAGGCCAAAATAAAGCGTTCCAATTTCAGATAATGCTCCAGAAATAGTGAAAAGAAGCTATCCACTTCTGTTTTGGGATAGATATCATCCAGTTCCTTATGGAATAGGGTCTTTATTTCCTTGAGGAGCATTTTTAGAACGTATTTAGCATTCGAACCGTACAGGCATGGTGGCCCGTATCTCCCAGGGCTTCCTTAAGATAGGTAAATCCCTTTTTTTGGTATAGGCCCTGCGCGGCATTCATGTAGGGCATGGTTTCCAAATAGCAAGCTTCAAAACCAAATTCCCTGGCCGACGCCAAACAGGCCTCAAGTAGTTGGGTGGCAATACCTTTTCCCCTGGCTTTTTTTGAAACGTACATTTTTTGGAGCTCGCAAATATTGCCATCATAATTGTCCAATGGGGCTATCCCCCCACATCCTATTATTTCTTCACCATTTTCAGCTACGTAGAACACTGACAATGGTCTTTGATAGGTCTGGAACATACGGTCCAATGCTTTATCCCCATAAGCGGTCCCAACCTTTGGAACGCCCATTTCCTCCAAGGTGGATCGTATTAAATGGGCCACTTGTGAATTGTCCTTCAGTGCTATTTTTCGAATCCGCACAATACTTGTTTGCTAATTTAAATGGTATTTTTATTGCGTGAAGATAAGGCATAAATATATGCTCAGGGCCATTGAATTGGGCAAGAATGCGTTCGGCTCCGCAGCTCCAAATCCAATGGTAGGATGTTGTATTGTGCACAATGACATCATTATTGGAGAAGGTTTCACCAGTGCTTATGGCGGGGCCCACGCAGAAGTCAATGCCATAAATTCCGTAACGGATAAGGCATTGTTGCCGGAATCCGTCCTATATGTTACCCTGGAACCCTGTTCCCATTTTGGAAATACCCCACCATGCAGTGATTTGATCATTCGCCATCAAATTCCAAAAGTAGTTATTGGACTAAAAGACCCACATACCAAGGTAGCGGGCAAAGGAGTTGAAAAGCTTAAGGCTGCAGGGGTTTCGGTGGAAGTTGGGATACTCGAGGAAGCCTGTAGGGCACATCACAAAAGGTTTTTGACCTATCATGAAAAAAAGAGGCCATTTATTATCTTAAAGTGGGCACAAAGTTGGGATGGTTTTATTGCTCCCACCCCAGATAAAAGAACAGCATCCCCAAAACCCTTTTGGATTACCAACACCTACTCCAGGCAATTGGTCCATCAATGGCGAAGCAGGGAGCAGGCCATTTTGGTAGGAACCCAAACCGCACTTGCGGACAATCCAAAATTGGACGTACGCCACTGGAAAGGCAAAAATCCGACCCGAATAGTTTTGGACCGGTCCTTAAAGATTCCAAAAGAATACAATGTGTTGGACGGTACCGTCAAAACCATTGTGCTTACTGAAGTTGATACGCAATCGAATTCCGGCGGTTTGATATTTGAAGTGATGGATTTTGAAAAGGAACTGGCCCATCAAGTTTGCAAGGTTCTCTATCAGCATCATATTGCCTCGGTCCTTATAGAAGGAGGTGCTAAAACACTTGAGACCTTTATAGAGTCCAATTTATGGGACGAAGCAC
The sequence above is a segment of the Muricauda sp. SCSIO 64092 genome. Coding sequences within it:
- the prmC gene encoding peptide chain release factor N(5)-glutamine methyltransferase, with amino-acid sequence MLLKEIKTLFHKELDDIYPKTEVDSFFSLFLEHYLKLERFILALQPEYVLSKSEEQPFFEGLARLKLEEPVQYILGKAYFRDIELRVNKHVLIPRPETEELVEWVIGELKTQNSEFNILDIGTGSGCIAISLSKAFPNAQVFAMDISKGALEVARQNARTNQVDIHFMEADILNPELTLDHKFEIIVSNPPYVRELEKVEMRDNVTKYEPHRALFVSDKDPLLFYRAIVQFAKKQLKPRGGLFLEINQYLSSESKKLMLENDFGQVELRKDIFGNFRMLKVVGP
- a CDS encoding GNAT family N-acetyltransferase, with the translated sequence MRIRKIALKDNSQVAHLIRSTLEEMGVPKVGTAYGDKALDRMFQTYQRPLSVFYVAENGEEIIGCGGIAPLDNYDGNICELQKMYVSKKARGKGIATQLLEACLASAREFGFEACYLETMPYMNAAQGLYQKKGFTYLKEALGDTGHHACTVRMLNTF
- the ribD gene encoding bifunctional diaminohydroxyphosphoribosylaminopyrimidine deaminase/5-amino-6-(5-phosphoribosylamino)uracil reductase RibD; the protein is MKIRHKYMLRAIELGKNAFGSAAPNPMVGCCIVHNDIIIGEGFTSAYGGAHAEVNAINSVTDKALLPESVLYVTLEPCSHFGNTPPCSDLIIRHQIPKVVIGLKDPHTKVAGKGVEKLKAAGVSVEVGILEEACRAHHKRFLTYHEKKRPFIILKWAQSWDGFIAPTPDKRTASPKPFWITNTYSRQLVHQWRSREQAILVGTQTALADNPKLDVRHWKGKNPTRIVLDRSLKIPKEYNVLDGTVKTIVLTEVDTQSNSGGLIFEVMDFEKELAHQVCKVLYQHHIASVLIEGGAKTLETFIESNLWDEARIFKGQATLTSGIRAPKISGKIQSIASLLGDSLTLLKYD